TGGCTGAAGGAATAATAGAGACTGTGTTGTATATCCTCGGTATTGGTGTTGTTATATTCCTTTTGAGTATGCTTTTTAAAGAAAAAAGAATCATCTTGCCTCTTATTACTTGTCTACTCAGTGTCTTGGCGTTTATTCTAAGTATTTTCGTTGGTGGTTGGGGAGGATTAGGACTTGGATATATGAGTTTTAATGCTTTTACAGCTTCCGTTATAAATCTTTTTATCCTGACTATTATGAACAAATCCAAAAATAAAGAAAATCCTGGAAGTTAGATCCTGGAAGTTTTAGAAATACCTATAAAGCATAAACATTTAAATAACTCCTAGTTTACTAAAGTGATATAGGGCAAGTGGAACAGCTTGGGAAATAAGTAATGAAAATTATGTTATAATAAGTGCGAATATTGCATAAGAATGAACGTAAATAATAAGGTGGCAAAATGAAATGCCATCCTGCCAAAACTAGGCAAGTCATTGAAGTAGGCTTCGATCCTTTTTAAAACTGTTTCCTCTGAAATGTGGGGAAAGCGCTCGAATTGTGGTCATTTACAATACCTTTGTAGTACCAATGGGTAAACAATCGTAGCTTTTAGTATGAATAGCACTTGTTATGTTTGGCTTGTCTGTTTATAGAATGAACTTTTGAAACAAAACTAAAAACTACAGGAAATAGCGATTGGAACAAACTTGTTGAGCCTGCGCTAGATTCCACTTAGGAGAATAAAAATGAGAGAAGAAGAAAAAATCTTTAAAGGTACCCTTTTTTCACCTGGAGAACCGGAGTTAAAAGAAATAAAGCTCAGAACTCATAACCTATGTTCCGAATATAACCGCACGTTCGAAGATGAAACGGAAAAGAGACAAGCACTCATTTCAAATATTTTCCATGAAATTGGAGAGAGTAGCCGTCTGCAAGGTCCTATTTATATTCACTATGGAAAACATACAAAGATTGGTAATCTTTTTTTTGCAAATTTTAATTTAACCATTCAAGATGATGCAGAGGTGGTTATTGGCAATCATTGCGATTTTGGCCCAAATGTGACGATCGTTACACCTGTACATCCAATGCTTCCAGATGAACGCCGTGCCATTATGGATAAAGATGGTGTGCCTAAGCATATGTGTTATGCGAAACCTGTTAAAATTGGTAATGATTGCTGGCTTGGAGCAAATGTGGTTGTATGTCCAGGAGTAACAATCGAGGATAATTGCGTAATTGGGGCAGGGAGTGTTGTTGTGAAGGACATTCCAAGCAATACTTTTGCAGCTGGCAACCCATGCAGAGTGATTAGAGAAATTACGGAACTGGACAGCATGAAACATAAGCCGGAAATTTTGGACGATAATAGAATTATAGAATAAAAATATTTCGGACTATGAAAAGCCCTGCAGATTACCATTTAATACTGCGGGGCAAACGTAATTGGCGTAATCACGGATAAAGAAGGTACTGTAATATGATAAACGAATAGAAAAGCTCTTTCCCAACAAAACGGAGAAAGAGCTTTTGGTCATTATTTGATATAGAAAATTAAACTTTATTTACATTAAACGATACAATACTGCCAGTATGCTAATTGTTTACACCTTCCGATACCGCCGCATCCCAAGAATATTCAACGTCACAAACACAACAATAAACAAAACTAAAATCGATAGGGGAATCATAATCTCCCCAAGCGTAAATCCTTTTACAACCACATCAATCATCGCATTTCCTGCATAGTACAATGGCATAATCGGCGCAATCCACTGCAGCCACGTTTCCATGGTATCCACATTCAGCATTCCAGAGAAGAATATTTGCGGAATAATCACAAGCGGGATAAATTGAATCATCTGGAATTCGCTGCTGACAAAGGTAGATAATAAAAGGCCGAGTCCAAGTGCAACAAAGCTTAATAAAATATTAATAATAAACATATTGGTGATCGAACCGGCAATTTCCATATCTAAAATATATACGGAATAAAGGATAATAATCGCTGTCTGGAGAATAGCAAAAATCCCATAGCCAAATAAATAACCAAATACAATCTCAGATTTTCTTATTGGCGTGGATAATAATTTCTCCAATGTGCCGCTGCTTCTTTCTTTTAACATCGACATGCCGGCGATTAAAAAGACAAAAAAGAATACGAAGAAGCTGACTAAAATGGGATTTAAAATTTCAAAAAAAGTATTGCTTTCATCGCCATAGATATATTCTACAGAAATCGGATCATCATCCATATCGATTTCAGAATCGATGTCTGTATCGATACCCGTGTCCATATTCATATCTATATCCATGTTCTGAGCAATTTCAGGAGGAAGCTGCTCCATCATTTCTTCTACACCTGCTGACATATCCTCCATATTACTTATCATCTCATCGATATTATCCGAAAGATCATTGACATTTGTTTCCATTACAGCCTGTGAACTTCCCTGAATAGCAGGACCCTCATCCATTGGGTTATCATTCAGAATGGTCAATGTCCACTCCTCATCCTGTTCCTCCAAAACAGCACTGGCATTTCCTTCTTCCAAATAAGACTGTATATCCATCTCGTTTTCTTGTTTCACGATGATATCATTCTCTTCTAAA
The nucleotide sequence above comes from Oceanobacillus timonensis. Encoded proteins:
- a CDS encoding sugar O-acetyltransferase encodes the protein MREEEKIFKGTLFSPGEPELKEIKLRTHNLCSEYNRTFEDETEKRQALISNIFHEIGESSRLQGPIYIHYGKHTKIGNLFFANFNLTIQDDAEVVIGNHCDFGPNVTIVTPVHPMLPDERRAIMDKDGVPKHMCYAKPVKIGNDCWLGANVVVCPGVTIEDNCVIGAGSVVVKDIPSNTFAAGNPCRVIREITELDSMKHKPEILDDNRIIE
- a CDS encoding YesK family protein, which encodes MAEGIIETVLYILGIGVVIFLLSMLFKEKRIILPLITCLLSVLAFILSIFVGGWGGLGLGYMSFNAFTASVINLFILTIMNKSKNKENPGS
- a CDS encoding ABC transporter permease is translated as MRMLQLIKRICKQVLRDKRTLALLFLAPIFVITLLNYIFPDPDDEITIAAVNVSDEVIDILEENDIIVKQENEMDIQSYLEEGNASAVLEEQDEEWTLTILNDNPMDEGPAIQGSSQAVMETNVNDLSDNIDEMISNMEDMSAGVEEMMEQLPPEIAQNMDIDMNMDTGIDTDIDSEIDMDDDPISVEYIYGDESNTFFEILNPILVSFFVFFFVFLIAGMSMLKERSSGTLEKLLSTPIRKSEIVFGYLFGYGIFAILQTAIIILYSVYILDMEIAGSITNMFIINILLSFVALGLGLLLSTFVSSEFQMIQFIPLVIIPQIFFSGMLNVDTMETWLQWIAPIMPLYYAGNAMIDVVVKGFTLGEIMIPLSILVLFIVVFVTLNILGMRRYRKV